From a single Capsicum annuum cultivar UCD-10X-F1 chromosome 12, UCD10Xv1.1, whole genome shotgun sequence genomic region:
- the LOC124889540 gene encoding uncharacterized protein LOC124889540, giving the protein MEEQPESIIKDPLHRDVEEGQLYWDKNTISSVMKHYAIREKFQFKMKRSSSSRYYLKCINQRCNWTFRSSSQQNSEVFMVTKFANDHTCPIADRMLSQRHATSLTIAKMMKHNFLNLKSTYTPAEIMEEMRNLYGIRINYKKTYRAKYKALELVRDFLRESYAKLPAYLYMGWRYCMPTIIVDGTFLKSAYKGTMLSASVLDAAAYAVVDFENDTSWEWFFHMFNTAVGEREGMCIVSDRHYSILKAVALVHPNVAHCICIYHLWNNIKGRFKKNQKQLKGIFFTMTRTYIKADFDQLMEDINKIDNRVKEYLFDIGYEKWSIAHAHVNRSMFMTSNIAESLNSANRDARDLPIKKFL; this is encoded by the exons atggaagAACAGCCCGAATCAATAATTAAGGATCCACTTCATAGAGATGTTGAAGAAGGGCAGCTGTACTgggataaaaatacaatatcaagtgTGATGAAACATTATGCAATCCGTGAGAAATTTCAATTTAAGATGAaaagatcatcatcatcaag GTACTATCTTAAGTGTATCAATCAGAGATGCAATTGGACTTTTAGATCTtcaagtcaacaaaattcagaagTTTTCATGGTGACAAAATTTGCCAATGATCATACCTGTCCAATTGCGGACAGAATGCTTTCACAACGGCATGCTACTTCTTTAACCATTGCTAAAATGATGAAGCACAACTTTTTAAATCTTAAGTCAACATACACTCCAGCAGAGATCATGGAAGAAATGAGAAACTTGTATGGAATTAGAATAAACTACAAAAAAACATATAGAGCCAAATACAAAGCACTTGAGCTGGTCAGAGATTTCTTGCGTGAATCTTATGCTAAATTGCCAGCTTACCTATACATG GGCTGGAGATATTGTATGCCTACCATTATTGTTGATGGAACATTTCTGAAATCGGCATACAAGGGAACAATGTTGTCTGCTAGTGTACTGGATGCAGCAG CATATGCTGTTGTTGATTTTGAAAATGATACTTCGTGGGAATGGTTTTTTCATATGTTTAACACTGCTGTTGGTGAAAGAGAAGGTATGTGCATAGTATCTGATAGGCATTACAGCATATTAAAAGCTGTTGCACTTGTACATCCAAATGTAGCTCACTGTATATGTATCTACCATCTATGGAATAACATCAAGGGTAGATTTAAGAAGAATCAAAAGCAACTAAAGGGGATCTTCTTTACAATGACCAGAACGTACATAAAGGCAGACTTTGATCAACTTATGGAAGACATAAACAAAATCGATAATAGGGTGAAGGAATATCTGTTTGATATAGGCTATGAAAAATGGTCCATAGCTCATGCCCATGTCAACAGGTCGATGTTCATGACTTCAAACATAGCAGAGTCCTTAAATTCAGCAAATAGAGATGCAAGAGACCTACCAATTAAAAAATTCCTATAG
- the LOC107850776 gene encoding glycine-rich RNA-binding protein GRP1A isoform X1 has product MAAEVEYRCFVGGLAWATNDRTLGEAFSHYGEVLDSKIINDRETGRSRGFGFVTFVDEKSMRNAIEGMNGQNLDGRSITVNEAQSRGSGGGGFGGGRRSGGGGGYSSGGGSRRDGGNSGGYGSGRDRGYGGGYGGGDRYGDGGSRFSRGGGASEGSWRN; this is encoded by the exons atggcTGCTGAGGTTGAATACAGGTGCTTCGTAGGTGGGCTCGCATGGGCTACCAACGATAGAACCCTAGGTGAAGCTTTTTCTCATTATGGCGAAGTGCTCGACTCGAAG ATCATCAACGATCGTGAAACTGGTAGATCAAGAGGATTTGGTTTTGTTACCTTTGTTGATGAGAAATCCATGAGGAATGCAATTGAAGGAATGAATGGCCAGAACCTTGATGGTCGTAGCATCACGGTTAATGAAGCTCAGTCACGCGGAAGCGGTGGTGGTGGTTTCGGAGGTGGCCGACGTAGTGGTGGAGGCGGCGGATATAGCAGCGGTGGTGGTAGCCGCCGTGATGGTGGCAACAGTGGTGGTTATGGAAGTGGCCGTGACCGTGGGTATGGTGGCGGTTATGGCGGTGGTGACCGATATGGTGACGGTGGGTCCCGCTTCTCAAGAGGTGGCGGTGCTTCAGAGGGCAGCTGGAGGAATTAG
- the LOC107850776 gene encoding glycine-rich RNA-binding protein isoform X2, with the protein MTFLLLSLISLLLMLLCYCYSLSLVYLIPDLLTLLLFVTVTLFTYTIINDRETGRSRGFGFVTFVDEKSMRNAIEGMNGQNLDGRSITVNEAQSRGSGGGGFGGGRRSGGGGGYSSGGGSRRDGGNSGGYGSGRDRGYGGGYGGGDRYGDGGSRFSRGGGASEGSWRN; encoded by the exons ATGACCTTTCTGTTACTCTCATTGATCTCTCTGTTACTCATGTTACTGTGTTACTGTTACTCTCTCTCTCTGGTTTACTTGATTCCTGATCTGTTAACTCTGTTACTATTTGTTACTGTTACCTTATTCACCTATACG ATCATCAACGATCGTGAAACTGGTAGATCAAGAGGATTTGGTTTTGTTACCTTTGTTGATGAGAAATCCATGAGGAATGCAATTGAAGGAATGAATGGCCAGAACCTTGATGGTCGTAGCATCACGGTTAATGAAGCTCAGTCACGCGGAAGCGGTGGTGGTGGTTTCGGAGGTGGCCGACGTAGTGGTGGAGGCGGCGGATATAGCAGCGGTGGTGGTAGCCGCCGTGATGGTGGCAACAGTGGTGGTTATGGAAGTGGCCGTGACCGTGGGTATGGTGGCGGTTATGGCGGTGGTGACCGATATGGTGACGGTGGGTCCCGCTTCTCAAGAGGTGGCGGTGCTTCAGAGGGCAGCTGGAGGAATTAG
- the LOC124889275 gene encoding very-long-chain (3R)-3-hydroxyacyl-CoA dehydratase PASTICCINO 2A-like — protein MYPAGIISEVVLIYNTLPYKKESGKYAVRMPNKWNFSFDYYYASLVGLAIYVPGCPYLCSYMLGQRKKAVSKTKAA, from the exons ATGTATCCTGCTGGCATCATAAGTGAAGTAGTTCTAATATATAATACGCTGCCTTACAAGAAG GAATCTGGAAAGTATGCTGTTAGGATGCCAAACAAATGGAATTTCTCTTTTGATTACTACTATGCATCACTTGTTGGCCTTGCCATCTATGTACCAG gctgtccttacctgtgTAGTTACATGCTTGGGCAGAGAAAGAAAGCAGTGTCTAAAACTAAGGCGGCATAG